Proteins co-encoded in one Spirosoma endbachense genomic window:
- a CDS encoding putative signal transducing protein, translated as MTENWESIYTTPLPHRAELAKALLSEHDIPAVVVNKQSSSYPSIGGGKSEVHVLAKDAVLAKVILENEATFS; from the coding sequence ATGACAGAAAACTGGGAGTCTATTTATACTACACCCCTGCCCCACCGGGCTGAACTGGCAAAAGCGTTGTTGAGTGAACACGATATTCCGGCGGTTGTGGTCAACAAACAAAGCAGTAGTTATCCGTCAATCGGAGGGGGAAAAAGTGAAGTCCACGTATTGGCAAAGGACGCGGTTCTGGCCAAAGTAATTCTGGAGAATGAAGCAACGTTTAGCTAA
- the dusB gene encoding tRNA dihydrouridine synthase DusB: MIHIGNIQLPDFPLLLAPMEDVSDPPFRAVCKANGADLMYTEFISSEGLIRDAAKSVQKLDIFEYERPIGIQLFGSDIETMGACAEIATRANPDLIDINYGCPVKNVACRGAGAALLQDIPKMVRMTEAVVKATHLPVTVKTRLGWDDNTKNVGEVAERLQDIGIKALTIHGRTRVQMYKGNADWTLIGRIKDNPRIQIPIFGNGDIDSPEKALEYKNRYGVDGVMIGRASIGHPWIFDEIKHFARTGEHRPAPTVADRVAVCRQHLDFSIRWKGEIVGLFEMRRHYANYFKGLPDFKPYRSRLVTTDSYAELGAILDEIQENYIPELV; the protein is encoded by the coding sequence GTGATACACATTGGCAACATACAATTACCTGACTTCCCGCTGCTGCTGGCTCCCATGGAGGATGTCAGTGATCCGCCGTTTCGGGCGGTCTGTAAAGCCAACGGTGCCGATCTGATGTATACCGAATTTATCTCGTCGGAGGGATTGATTCGTGATGCCGCCAAAAGCGTGCAGAAGCTCGATATCTTTGAGTACGAACGACCGATTGGTATTCAACTGTTTGGTTCCGACATTGAGACGATGGGGGCCTGTGCCGAAATTGCAACCCGTGCCAACCCCGATCTGATTGATATCAACTACGGTTGCCCCGTAAAAAATGTAGCCTGTCGGGGCGCTGGTGCTGCCCTGTTGCAGGATATTCCGAAAATGGTGCGCATGACCGAAGCGGTCGTTAAAGCCACTCATCTTCCGGTGACCGTTAAAACCCGGCTTGGCTGGGACGATAATACTAAAAATGTTGGCGAAGTTGCCGAACGCTTGCAGGACATTGGTATCAAAGCGCTGACCATTCATGGCCGGACACGGGTTCAGATGTACAAAGGCAATGCCGACTGGACGCTCATTGGTCGTATCAAAGACAACCCGCGCATTCAGATTCCGATTTTCGGAAATGGTGATATCGATTCACCGGAGAAGGCGCTGGAGTATAAAAATCGGTATGGCGTAGATGGTGTCATGATCGGACGTGCCAGCATTGGCCATCCATGGATTTTTGACGAAATCAAGCATTTTGCCCGAACTGGCGAGCACCGACCTGCTCCGACAGTGGCCGATCGGGTGGCCGTTTGTCGCCAGCATTTAGATTTCTCGATTCGCTGGAAAGGTGAAATCGTAGGGCTCTTTGAGATGCGCCGTCATTATGCGAATTATTTCAAAGGGTTGCCCGATTTTAAACCCTACCGGTCCCGACTGGTAACCACCGATTCATACGCAGAACTTGGGGCAATTCTGGATGAGATTCAGGAAAATTACATTCCTGAGCTTGTGTGA
- a CDS encoding MFS transporter yields the protein MNMTISRNTIILLIACTGVFVEALDIAILNLSIPLIQKQFSVNTGTVQWLQTLYVLLYGSFLIIGGKLSDVSGRKRVFLVGIALFFLASIGAGFSASFGQLAGFRALQGLAAALVMPSALSLITNTFTELTARSKAIALFSSFAAIGSGSGLSLGGIIATYAGWQWVFFINVPVLLLIGGLAIHYIPADPVHRTRRTPDLLSGALLAFTLLLITYGVHTIGQPASPLWHQFVLIGLIVLSIRWLRFRTVQQTDPLIDVSLLQAPNTLTGLGVTFLLGAFFTGFLFVQSITLQQYMGYSAARAGILLFPFSLLSAVVGKLLIPALLRRMAVFQMGILGMSMMTVGAVALIGSLQLGYPLWLLLISVACISGFGMAICFTSLTLLVIADIAVEHQGLASSVGTTAYFLGGGLGLSILSLLMPSETDVANGLIWPAVGLLVYAVVGVTWLGMHAYVKRRQSSKQDKHLLETIDDVL from the coding sequence ATGAACATGACCATTTCCCGCAATACAATTATTCTATTGATTGCCTGTACCGGCGTCTTTGTCGAAGCGCTGGACATCGCAATTCTCAATCTGTCTATTCCGCTCATACAGAAGCAGTTTAGTGTGAATACGGGCACAGTTCAATGGCTACAGACCCTTTATGTCCTCTTATATGGGAGTTTCCTGATCATTGGTGGTAAACTCTCTGACGTATCAGGCCGAAAGCGGGTATTTTTAGTGGGTATTGCGCTATTTTTCCTGGCATCGATAGGGGCCGGGTTTTCGGCCTCTTTTGGTCAGTTAGCCGGATTTCGAGCCTTGCAGGGACTCGCAGCCGCACTGGTCATGCCCTCGGCACTTTCCCTGATTACCAATACATTCACCGAGCTTACAGCGCGAAGTAAGGCAATCGCTTTATTCAGTTCGTTTGCTGCCATTGGTTCCGGCAGTGGTTTGTCGCTAGGGGGGATCATTGCTACTTACGCAGGCTGGCAGTGGGTCTTCTTTATCAACGTACCGGTGCTTTTGCTCATTGGCGGGTTGGCGATTCACTATATTCCGGCCGATCCGGTTCATCGAACCCGCCGGACACCTGATCTGCTGTCGGGGGCACTGCTGGCTTTTACGCTGTTGCTGATCACGTATGGAGTTCACACAATCGGCCAGCCGGCATCGCCATTATGGCATCAATTTGTGTTGATCGGGTTGATCGTATTAAGTATCAGGTGGTTACGATTTCGGACCGTTCAGCAAACGGACCCGCTCATTGATGTATCCTTACTACAGGCACCCAATACCCTGACCGGCCTTGGGGTAACGTTTTTGCTGGGGGCTTTTTTTACGGGCTTCTTATTCGTGCAATCCATTACGCTACAGCAATACATGGGGTATAGTGCGGCTCGAGCGGGCATTTTGTTATTTCCCTTTAGCCTTCTCTCGGCAGTGGTGGGCAAATTGCTGATTCCTGCTTTGCTCCGCCGGATGGCGGTATTCCAGATGGGTATATTGGGTATGAGCATGATGACGGTTGGCGCGGTTGCTTTGATCGGATCGTTGCAGCTAGGCTACCCACTATGGCTCCTTTTGATTTCCGTTGCCTGTATCTCGGGCTTCGGTATGGCCATATGCTTCACCAGCCTGACATTGCTGGTCATTGCTGATATAGCGGTTGAGCATCAGGGGCTAGCCTCAAGCGTTGGGACAACGGCCTACTTTCTGGGCGGTGGCCTGGGGTTGTCGATATTAAGCCTGTTGATGCCTTCCGAAACAGACGTGGCTAATGGCTTGATCTGGCCAGCGGTGGGATTACTGGTCTATGCGGTTGTAGGCGTAACTTGGTTAGGAATGCATGCGTATGTTAAACGCAGACAGTCATCCAAGCAGGATAAACACCTGCTCGAAACAATCGATGATGTTTTATAG
- the pyrH gene encoding UMP kinase has protein sequence MTPSTNYKRILLKLSGEALAGPNGYNIDPVVLERYSREIRQVVDLGVQVAIVVGGGNIFRGVSGERSGIDRVQGDYMGMLATVINAMAIQSSLEKHGMYTRVMSAIKMEQVCEPYVRRRAVRHLEKGRVVIFGAGTGNPYFTTDSTAALRAIEIEADVVLKGTKVDGVYTADPMKDKTATRYTSITFDDVYEKKLSVMDLTAFTLCQENNLPIIVFNMNETGSLLRLVQGEDVGTLITAKLPEETV, from the coding sequence ATGACACCTTCGACGAACTATAAACGCATTCTGCTCAAACTGAGTGGAGAGGCATTGGCTGGCCCTAATGGTTACAATATTGACCCGGTTGTGCTGGAAAGATACAGCCGTGAAATTAGGCAGGTAGTAGATTTAGGCGTTCAGGTAGCCATCGTGGTCGGCGGAGGCAACATTTTCCGGGGCGTTTCGGGTGAACGGTCAGGCATCGATCGCGTTCAGGGCGACTACATGGGTATGCTGGCAACGGTTATCAATGCAATGGCCATTCAGAGTTCGCTCGAAAAACATGGTATGTACACCCGTGTGATGTCAGCCATTAAAATGGAGCAGGTCTGTGAACCGTATGTACGTCGGCGGGCTGTGCGTCACCTCGAAAAAGGACGTGTTGTCATCTTCGGCGCCGGAACCGGCAATCCTTACTTCACGACGGATTCAACGGCAGCTTTACGGGCTATTGAAATCGAAGCCGACGTTGTCCTGAAAGGCACTAAAGTTGATGGCGTCTACACGGCTGATCCGATGAAAGACAAAACCGCCACCCGGTATACGAGCATCACCTTCGATGACGTTTACGAAAAGAAACTGAGTGTGATGGACCTGACGGCCTTTACGCTGTGTCAGGAAAACAATCTGCCGATTATTGTCTTTAATATGAATGAGACTGGTAGCTTGCTTCGGCTTGTTCAGGGTGAAGATGTCGGTACGCTCATTACGGCTAAATTACCAGAAGAAACAGTCTAA
- a CDS encoding CPBP family intramembrane glutamic endopeptidase: protein MQPIYMSNRTLSRPPTLGGLIMLVGFVLMGGVISTLLLFGLLMLTKGMGPSEAQAYLTELAANPVAAPNGWYELMVLQAINHLGTFLLPSLLYWYSIERRTWDQFNPRPISAVAGLSLIALIVVAFMPFDSLIIEWNQGIHLPQTLSPLEQWVRDKEKELEGVTKYLTTFKTIPQLLVAFLVIAIIPAIGEETLFRGILQRNLTHWSGNVHLGVWVAAALFSAIHVQFLGFFPRMLLGALFGYLYVWSGNLWVPILAHFVNNGFTVLMVFLYQRKLVSMDIESNESVPLLGALISGVVTVGLLFYFRQANGDKATG, encoded by the coding sequence ATGCAACCAATCTATATGTCGAACCGCACTTTATCGCGGCCACCAACACTCGGTGGGCTGATTATGCTGGTCGGTTTTGTGCTGATGGGTGGGGTTATCAGTACGCTGTTGTTGTTCGGTCTGTTGATGCTCACCAAAGGAATGGGTCCTTCAGAAGCCCAGGCCTACCTGACCGAGCTGGCGGCTAATCCGGTTGCCGCCCCCAACGGATGGTACGAACTGATGGTGTTGCAGGCCATTAACCACCTCGGCACCTTTCTATTACCGTCGCTTTTATACTGGTATTCTATTGAGCGTCGAACCTGGGATCAGTTTAACCCCCGACCCATTTCGGCAGTTGCCGGGCTGAGTTTGATCGCGCTGATTGTGGTTGCATTCATGCCTTTCGACAGCCTCATTATTGAATGGAATCAGGGGATACATCTTCCTCAAACACTGTCTCCGCTGGAACAGTGGGTTCGCGATAAAGAAAAGGAACTTGAGGGAGTTACAAAGTACCTCACCACGTTTAAAACAATACCGCAATTGCTGGTGGCCTTTCTGGTGATTGCCATTATTCCGGCTATTGGTGAAGAGACCCTGTTTCGGGGTATTCTACAACGGAATTTAACCCACTGGAGCGGCAATGTTCACCTTGGTGTCTGGGTGGCGGCTGCCCTGTTCAGTGCCATTCACGTGCAGTTCCTGGGCTTTTTCCCCCGTATGCTGTTGGGAGCTTTATTTGGTTACCTCTACGTGTGGTCAGGGAATTTGTGGGTACCGATTCTGGCTCACTTTGTCAATAATGGGTTTACGGTACTGATGGTATTCCTGTACCAGCGAAAACTGGTATCGATGGATATTGAAAGTAACGAATCAGTGCCGCTGCTGGGCGCTTTGATTTCGGGTGTTGTTACCGTTGGCTTATTATTTTACTTCAGGCAGGCAAATGGTGATAAGGCAACGGGGTAA
- a CDS encoding DMT family transporter, producing the protein MTPTSTQESISTAKKHPLLAWILLFVLALVWGSSFILIKRSLVAFPPEQVAAGRILFAFLFFSPFLGIQARNVDTRQSVRNRWGALLAAGLLGYLIPAFLFAEAGAHLNSSLAGALNALSPLFTLLIGVLFFGRVLRLWQVAGILLGLGGSILLIFYSATGSFSVNGYALLIVLATLCYGTNINIIGRYLSHMPALVSTAWLFAFVGPMALLTLLTTDFFTRVTLPASTLSLATLICLGVLGSGVMSVIFNRIMQLVSPLFASSVTYLMPGVALMWGVLDGETIYAVQFAGMGICLLGIWLINKS; encoded by the coding sequence ATGACGCCAACGTCTACTCAGGAATCAATTAGTACGGCAAAAAAACACCCACTACTCGCCTGGATTCTCCTTTTTGTGCTGGCATTGGTATGGGGTAGCTCCTTTATTCTGATCAAGCGCAGTCTGGTAGCTTTTCCGCCGGAGCAGGTAGCTGCTGGTCGTATTCTCTTTGCATTTTTATTCTTTAGTCCATTTCTGGGAATCCAGGCCCGAAATGTCGATACGCGACAATCGGTCCGAAATCGATGGGGCGCTTTATTGGCGGCTGGATTATTGGGCTATCTGATTCCCGCTTTTTTGTTTGCCGAAGCCGGGGCACACCTCAACAGTTCACTCGCTGGTGCGTTGAACGCGCTTAGCCCGTTGTTTACACTCCTGATTGGCGTATTGTTTTTTGGTCGTGTGCTTCGTCTCTGGCAGGTTGCCGGGATTCTGCTGGGCCTGGGTGGATCGATTCTATTGATATTTTACAGTGCCACAGGATCATTTTCGGTAAATGGATATGCCCTGTTAATTGTGCTGGCAACGCTTTGTTATGGCACAAATATCAATATCATTGGTCGATACCTGAGCCACATGCCTGCGTTGGTGTCGACCGCCTGGTTATTTGCCTTCGTTGGACCAATGGCTCTGTTAACCCTGCTGACGACTGATTTCTTTACACGGGTAACGTTACCAGCCTCAACGCTATCGCTGGCAACGCTAATCTGCCTGGGCGTGCTTGGGTCCGGCGTGATGTCGGTAATTTTTAATCGGATTATGCAGTTAGTTTCACCGTTGTTCGCGTCGTCGGTGACGTATCTAATGCCGGGCGTGGCGCTGATGTGGGGTGTTCTCGATGGCGAAACCATCTATGCGGTGCAGTTTGCGGGCATGGGTATTTGTCTACTGGGAATTTGGTTGATTAATAAGTCTTGA
- a CDS encoding methyltransferase, with translation MLNDSQPDLAPITRHLRAMFGSRLLIAAVSHLHVFDQLSNGPLSIAQLSERLQLRERPAMVLFPALCAMDMLRCHASGELSITELGRYLLQDQTPNLTGYVGLEKDDPGVIEMVDRLKNDGPLDAPQGISFVKEGEGPSPMDNQELARTLTLGLAGRARRLSPIVAAKLSRREGHLLDVAGGTGFYTYEWLMNNPSSTATILDRPAVLSVASELLDELTASGRSGVETLRERVTFLPGDMLTDELPKTDLLLAASLFHDWPTSTCQLLANRFASSLRPGGELWVHDAFLNDTLDGPLPVTDYSAQLFWNTKGRAYSRAEYRRWFTEAGLEPTAENIATQMDYGLIRAHKPD, from the coding sequence ATGCTCAACGATTCCCAGCCAGACCTGGCTCCAATTACCCGTCACCTACGGGCCATGTTTGGCTCCCGATTACTCATTGCCGCCGTTAGCCATTTGCACGTTTTTGACCAGTTAAGCAATGGGCCGCTTTCAATAGCCCAGTTAAGTGAGCGACTCCAGCTTCGTGAACGACCAGCTATGGTACTGTTCCCGGCATTGTGTGCCATGGATATGCTCCGTTGTCATGCGTCGGGGGAGTTAAGCATTACCGAACTTGGCCGCTACCTGCTACAGGATCAAACTCCAAACCTGACTGGTTATGTGGGTCTGGAAAAAGACGATCCGGGTGTCATCGAAATGGTTGACCGGCTCAAAAACGACGGGCCGCTGGATGCTCCTCAGGGTATTTCCTTCGTCAAGGAAGGAGAGGGTCCCTCACCAATGGACAATCAGGAATTGGCCCGTACACTCACTCTCGGCCTGGCCGGACGCGCCAGACGGCTGTCGCCTATTGTTGCCGCCAAGCTCTCCAGACGCGAAGGACATCTGCTGGACGTAGCCGGTGGAACAGGCTTTTATACCTATGAATGGCTGATGAATAACCCGTCCTCAACAGCCACGATACTCGACCGGCCAGCTGTTTTGTCGGTAGCCAGTGAGCTGCTGGACGAATTAACGGCAAGTGGCCGGTCAGGCGTGGAAACGCTCCGGGAGCGGGTAACGTTCTTACCCGGTGATATGCTTACGGATGAGCTTCCAAAGACCGACCTGTTGCTGGCAGCCAGCCTTTTCCATGATTGGCCAACGTCAACCTGCCAACTGCTGGCCAACCGTTTTGCATCCTCCCTTCGACCCGGTGGTGAGCTATGGGTTCACGACGCTTTCCTGAACGATACGCTGGATGGACCGCTTCCCGTTACGGACTACTCAGCCCAGCTGTTCTGGAATACCAAAGGTCGGGCCTACAGCCGGGCCGAATACCGGCGCTGGTTTACAGAAGCAGGTCTGGAACCAACCGCCGAGAACATTGCGACCCAGATGGATTATGGGTTGATCCGGGCACATAAACCCGATTGA
- a CDS encoding acetyl-CoA carboxylase biotin carboxyl carrier protein subunit — MYQTTLNNQNVTIDFTAAGPKLNGEPFVWDLVKLSDRTFHILHQNRSYAAEILDLNPTDKTVRLKINGHIYPVQLKDRFDLLLEKMGMASAAATKVNDLKAPMPGLIVGVNVQPGDTVNKGDSLLILEAMKMENILKATGEGVIKTIRTNKGDRVEKGQVLIEFT; from the coding sequence ATGTACCAAACTACACTTAACAACCAAAACGTAACCATTGATTTCACGGCGGCTGGTCCCAAACTCAATGGCGAACCGTTTGTCTGGGATTTAGTAAAGCTTTCGGATCGGACTTTTCATATTTTACACCAGAATCGGTCCTATGCGGCCGAAATTCTGGACCTGAACCCGACTGACAAAACCGTTCGATTAAAGATCAATGGTCACATCTATCCGGTTCAATTAAAGGATCGGTTCGACCTTTTGCTCGAAAAAATGGGTATGGCCAGTGCCGCAGCCACCAAAGTTAACGATCTGAAAGCACCCATGCCCGGGCTAATTGTTGGGGTAAATGTTCAACCGGGCGATACCGTCAACAAAGGCGATAGCTTACTGATTCTGGAGGCTATGAAAATGGAAAACATCCTGAAAGCCACTGGCGAAGGAGTCATTAAAACCATACGGACCAACAAAGGAGACCGGGTTGAAAAGGGGCAGGTCTTAATCGAATTTACATAA
- a CDS encoding phosphatidate cytidylyltransferase, with translation MKQRLAKMSNLQQRVIAAVLGVPFIIFMIWYADWTFALLFCVISALTQREFYRLLGLDGFEPLTAYGTLVGCMVCILAYFIETDQIGTGNYFLICPASSMIFLIKLYKKRDMKPFTNIGFTFLGIIYVAMPFALLIILALRGGSFHPMIITGCLLLLWASDIGAYFAGTHFGRRKLFERVSPKKSWEGALGGAAAAALIALGLAIYADELRPWQWYCVGGIIVVTGTYGDLVESLFKRSIAIKDSGSSIPGHGGFLDRFDGLLLAAPFIITFLKLFA, from the coding sequence ATGAAGCAACGTTTAGCTAAAATGTCGAACCTACAACAGCGGGTTATTGCCGCTGTATTAGGGGTTCCTTTTATTATTTTCATGATTTGGTATGCCGACTGGACGTTCGCGCTACTCTTCTGCGTTATCAGTGCGCTCACACAGCGTGAGTTTTACCGCTTGTTAGGGCTCGACGGTTTTGAACCGTTAACGGCCTATGGAACGCTGGTTGGGTGTATGGTCTGTATATTGGCCTATTTCATTGAAACCGACCAGATTGGCACCGGCAACTACTTTCTGATCTGCCCGGCCTCGTCCATGATCTTCCTGATCAAGCTGTATAAAAAGCGGGATATGAAGCCGTTTACGAACATCGGTTTCACGTTTCTGGGCATCATTTACGTAGCCATGCCTTTTGCCCTGCTCATTATCCTGGCTTTGCGTGGGGGTAGTTTTCACCCCATGATTATTACCGGATGTCTGTTACTGCTGTGGGCGAGCGACATTGGAGCCTACTTTGCCGGAACTCATTTTGGCCGTCGAAAACTGTTCGAACGGGTATCGCCCAAAAAATCATGGGAAGGAGCCCTTGGTGGTGCAGCTGCCGCAGCCTTGATTGCCCTCGGTCTGGCGATATATGCCGATGAGCTACGGCCCTGGCAATGGTATTGTGTCGGCGGTATTATCGTTGTAACAGGTACGTACGGCGACCTCGTCGAATCCTTATTTAAGCGGAGCATTGCCATCAAAGATTCAGGAAGTAGCATTCCGGGACATGGCGGCTTTCTCGACCGCTTCGATGGGCTTTTGCTGGCGGCTCCATTTATTATCACGTTCCTTAAATTATTTGCCTGA
- a CDS encoding sensor histidine kinase has product MLASFRKNLRFWLATGPLATYGFDRFIPLSVSESETMLPKRPALQWHVLLMPLFFIPLLTYWIIGPAYITDTRTFLLGTLLNFSLSGCCILTLNFLTQRVIRRYPDLNQIWLRVWRMLLVFGIVTPAYILGGIFIYDHFHLFGYQHNPNLTVKILFYNALVNIVSVGIDETVYSLTKWRESALEQEKLKEVTLQSQYESLKHQVNPHFLFNSLNSLSSLIADEPEQADEFLYEMANVYRYLLQTNKTGSLDGASELTTLETELKFIESYYHLLKTRYRAGIDLKMAVSPEFLTHRLPPLTLQMLVENAVKHNIVAASKPLLLEITTIPTADDLGSNKPVRQAGRSTKTASGGWLIVRNNLQRKNNRMASNQIGLTNIAAKYRLLGHAEPIIQDDDGYFTITLSLFPPTSSS; this is encoded by the coding sequence ATGTTAGCATCGTTTAGGAAAAACCTTCGTTTTTGGCTGGCAACTGGACCGCTGGCAACCTACGGATTTGATCGTTTTATACCGTTGTCGGTTTCTGAATCAGAAACCATGTTGCCCAAACGACCAGCGCTGCAATGGCATGTTTTGCTGATGCCTTTGTTTTTTATTCCACTCCTGACGTATTGGATTATTGGCCCGGCCTACATCACGGATACCAGAACGTTTCTGCTCGGAACGTTGCTGAACTTTAGCTTATCGGGCTGCTGTATTTTAACGCTAAATTTTCTGACCCAGCGAGTGATTCGCCGATACCCCGACCTGAATCAGATTTGGCTTCGGGTATGGCGGATGCTACTTGTATTCGGAATCGTAACGCCTGCATACATTCTCGGTGGTATCTTTATCTATGATCACTTTCATCTGTTTGGGTATCAGCATAATCCCAATCTGACTGTGAAGATTCTGTTTTACAACGCTTTAGTGAATATCGTATCTGTCGGTATTGACGAAACGGTTTATTCCCTGACTAAATGGCGGGAAAGTGCTCTGGAACAGGAAAAACTGAAAGAAGTTACCTTGCAAAGCCAGTACGAAAGCCTGAAGCATCAGGTTAATCCGCATTTTTTATTCAATAGTCTGAATTCACTGTCGTCGTTAATTGCCGATGAGCCCGAGCAGGCGGATGAGTTTCTGTATGAAATGGCGAATGTGTATCGGTATCTGTTACAAACCAATAAAACAGGTAGTCTGGATGGCGCCAGTGAACTGACCACACTCGAAACGGAACTGAAATTCATCGAGTCGTATTATCACTTGCTCAAAACCCGCTACCGGGCTGGAATTGACCTGAAAATGGCTGTTTCACCTGAATTTCTGACGCATAGATTGCCACCATTAACCTTACAAATGCTGGTTGAAAATGCGGTGAAACATAATATTGTTGCCGCCAGCAAGCCCTTGTTGCTGGAAATTACGACGATACCAACCGCCGACGATTTGGGCAGCAATAAGCCAGTCCGTCAGGCGGGTCGATCAACGAAAACCGCGAGTGGAGGTTGGCTCATTGTGCGGAATAATCTCCAACGGAAGAACAATCGTATGGCCTCGAATCAGATCGGCTTAACCAATATTGCCGCTAAATATCGGCTCCTGGGTCATGCAGAACCCATTATTCAGGACGATGATGGCTATTTTACGATTACCTTATCATTGTTTCCCCCAACTAGTTCATCGTAA
- a CDS encoding sensor histidine kinase, translating to MGFLPLIKPYLIQPFSRHTPERRYYLLGMPVFLLLGNYYLIGLPYFRNLSAFFIGTVSSAGFYWLLVGALRLVVRTVIGRFPHVRQAASRTLTMLLLAAGITTGLAVIYVWFYSLIPVLNVSFSWDTVLPIWIVSYIVDVFLCTGISVYFTYSQWETNQIENDRLKRMALQHQFDALKGDLNPHFLFNSLNSLSALIGEDTTKAERFVDDLARVYRYLLQAGKHELTSLQTELDYTRVYANLLKTRYGDSLNITFHVADEYRLRSLPPLTIQTLIDNAIKHNVMSVSNPLTIRINTLPDGRLEVKNVLQQKINKIETTRAGLANLTVRYDLLSDDKLVIQQENEWFIVTVPLIDLGHI from the coding sequence ATGGGTTTTCTTCCTCTGATTAAACCTTACCTTATTCAGCCCTTTAGCCGCCACACTCCCGAACGCCGGTATTACCTGTTGGGTATGCCCGTTTTCCTGCTCCTTGGAAATTATTACCTGATTGGGCTTCCCTATTTTCGGAATTTGTCGGCGTTTTTTATTGGTACCGTATCGTCGGCCGGGTTTTACTGGCTCTTGGTTGGCGCACTGAGACTCGTGGTGCGTACGGTAATAGGCCGGTTTCCTCATGTACGCCAGGCGGCCTCCCGAACACTGACCATGTTGCTGCTGGCTGCGGGTATAACAACTGGCCTGGCGGTTATCTACGTCTGGTTCTATAGCCTGATACCTGTACTGAACGTCTCGTTTTCCTGGGATACGGTACTGCCGATCTGGATCGTAAGTTACATTGTCGACGTTTTTCTGTGCACAGGAATCAGCGTCTATTTTACCTATTCTCAGTGGGAGACGAATCAGATCGAAAACGATCGGTTGAAGCGGATGGCGCTGCAACACCAGTTTGACGCGTTGAAGGGAGATTTAAACCCACATTTTCTATTTAATAGCCTGAATTCGCTGTCTGCACTGATTGGCGAAGATACCACGAAAGCCGAGCGGTTTGTAGATGATCTGGCCCGAGTTTATCGGTATCTGCTACAGGCGGGCAAGCATGAACTGACATCCTTACAGACCGAACTGGATTATACCAGGGTATACGCCAATCTGTTAAAAACACGCTATGGTGATAGTCTGAACATTACGTTTCACGTAGCTGACGAGTATCGGCTGCGTAGTCTGCCGCCGTTAACCATTCAGACGCTGATCGATAACGCCATAAAACATAATGTCATGTCGGTTTCGAATCCACTGACGATACGCATCAATACGCTTCCCGACGGACGTTTGGAGGTTAAAAACGTTCTTCAGCAGAAAATAAACAAAATTGAAACGACCCGCGCCGGTTTAGCCAACCTGACGGTGCGATACGATCTGCTGAGCGACGACAAATTAGTAATTCAACAGGAGAACGAGTGGTTTATCGTTACCGTGCCATTGATAGATCTTGGGCATATATAA
- a CDS encoding DsbA family oxidoreductase, translating into MEVEIWSDVMCPFCYIGKRKFERALSEFPHKDQVNIVWKSFQLNPAMKTDPDKTINEYLSEAKGWSLEQARQMNDRVTAMASEVGLSYDFDKAVVANSFDAHRLIQLAKANGLGDAAEERLFRAYFTEGRNTADHDTLLELGTDIGLDTAAVEQLLQSDQYAEAVQHDIYEAQQVGARGVPFFVLNRRYAVSGAQQPETFLGALNTAWAETEQEASSVKR; encoded by the coding sequence ATGGAAGTAGAAATCTGGAGTGATGTTATGTGCCCGTTTTGTTATATCGGCAAACGAAAATTCGAGCGTGCACTGAGTGAATTTCCTCATAAAGATCAGGTAAACATTGTCTGGAAGAGTTTCCAGCTTAATCCTGCCATGAAAACTGATCCCGACAAGACTATAAACGAATATTTATCGGAGGCAAAAGGCTGGAGTCTCGAGCAGGCCAGGCAGATGAATGACCGTGTAACGGCAATGGCCAGCGAAGTAGGCTTATCCTACGACTTCGATAAAGCGGTTGTGGCCAATTCGTTTGATGCTCACCGCCTGATTCAATTGGCCAAAGCGAATGGTCTGGGCGATGCCGCCGAAGAGCGATTATTTCGCGCCTATTTCACCGAAGGTCGTAACACCGCCGATCATGACACGTTGCTCGAACTGGGCACTGATATTGGTCTGGATACTGCTGCTGTGGAGCAGTTGCTTCAAAGCGACCAGTATGCAGAAGCGGTTCAACACGATATTTATGAAGCTCAGCAAGTTGGCGCCCGCGGTGTGCCGTTTTTTGTGCTTAATCGTCGATATGCTGTTTCTGGAGCCCAACAACCCGAAACCTTTCTGGGTGCACTCAACACGGCGTGGGCAGAAACTGAACAGGAGGCATCCAGCGTAAAACGCTAA